From Caulobacter segnis, a single genomic window includes:
- a CDS encoding circularly permuted type 2 ATP-grasp protein — MAAKTQTLEDAPTLPMTEAAYLPGIAYDEMFTPEGEVRTHYDPLHARMSTLGAEELAGRQRTLERSFLLQGITFTVYGAENTTERIIPTDLFPRIIPATEWSKIEAGLTQRLQALNLFLADIYGDQQILMDGVVPRELVLGAPSYRREMQHLYVPHKAYANVCGSDLIRQQNGEFAVLEDNLRVPSGVSYMLANRDAAKRTFPGTYRAAGVRPVERYPDLLLSTLKSMAADWRNEPQVVVLTPGVYNSAYYEHAYLARLMGVPLVEGRDLVVHENMVYMRTTTGLRRIDVIYRRVDDDFIDPLTFRRDSSLGAAGLFNAYRAGNVVICNAPGTGVADDKAVYAYVPDIIRYYLGEDAILPNIETFLCREPRQLQHVLGNLDKYVVKAVGASGGYGMLVGPHASQKERDAFGEAIQADPDNYIAQPTIQLSTAPCLVDGRIEPRHVDLRPFILSGEKTIVTPGALTRVALKRGSLVVNSSQGGGSKDTWVLAEENGHANGHANGNGSARP, encoded by the coding sequence GTGGCGGCGAAGACCCAGACCCTCGAGGACGCACCGACCCTGCCGATGACGGAGGCGGCGTACCTGCCGGGTATCGCCTACGACGAGATGTTCACGCCCGAGGGTGAAGTCCGGACGCATTACGATCCGCTGCACGCCCGCATGTCGACGCTGGGCGCGGAGGAACTGGCCGGCCGCCAGCGCACGCTGGAGCGCTCGTTCCTGCTGCAGGGCATCACCTTCACCGTGTACGGCGCCGAGAACACGACCGAGCGGATCATCCCGACCGACCTCTTCCCACGCATCATTCCGGCGACCGAATGGTCGAAGATCGAGGCGGGCCTGACCCAGCGGCTGCAAGCGCTGAACCTGTTCCTGGCCGACATCTACGGCGACCAGCAGATTCTGATGGACGGCGTGGTGCCGCGCGAGCTGGTGCTGGGCGCACCTTCGTACCGCCGCGAGATGCAGCACCTCTACGTGCCCCACAAGGCCTACGCCAATGTCTGCGGCAGCGACCTGATCCGCCAGCAGAACGGCGAGTTCGCGGTGCTGGAGGACAATCTGCGCGTCCCGTCCGGCGTCTCGTACATGCTGGCCAATCGCGACGCCGCCAAGCGGACCTTCCCTGGCACCTATCGCGCCGCGGGCGTGCGGCCGGTCGAGCGTTATCCGGACCTTCTGCTGTCGACGCTGAAGAGTATGGCCGCCGATTGGCGCAACGAGCCGCAGGTCGTGGTGCTGACGCCGGGCGTCTACAACAGCGCCTACTACGAGCACGCCTATCTGGCCCGCCTGATGGGCGTACCGCTGGTCGAGGGCCGAGACCTCGTGGTGCATGAGAACATGGTCTACATGCGCACCACCACGGGTCTGCGCCGGATCGATGTCATCTATCGCCGGGTTGACGACGACTTCATCGACCCCCTCACCTTCCGCCGCGACAGCTCGCTGGGCGCCGCGGGGCTGTTCAACGCCTATCGGGCCGGCAACGTGGTGATCTGCAACGCGCCCGGCACCGGCGTCGCCGACGACAAGGCCGTCTACGCCTACGTTCCCGACATCATCCGCTACTACCTGGGCGAGGATGCGATCCTGCCCAATATCGAGACCTTCCTGTGCCGCGAGCCCCGGCAGCTGCAGCACGTGCTGGGAAATCTCGACAAGTACGTGGTCAAGGCGGTCGGGGCCTCGGGCGGCTACGGCATGCTGGTGGGGCCGCACGCCAGCCAGAAGGAACGCGACGCCTTCGGCGAGGCGATCCAGGCCGATCCCGACAACTACATCGCGCAACCGACCATCCAGCTGTCGACCGCCCCTTGCCTCGTCGATGGGCGCATCGAGCCGCGCCACGTCGACCTGCGCCCCTTCATCCTGTCGGGTGAGAAAACCATCGTCACGCCCGGCGCCCTGACCCGCGTGGCGCTGAAGCGCGGTTCGCTGGTCGTCAATTCCAGCCAGGGCGGCGGCTCCAAGGACACCTGGGTGCTGGCCGAGGAGAACGGTCACGCCAATGGCCACGCCAACGGCAACGGGAGCGCCCGCCCATGA
- a CDS encoding alpha-E domain-containing protein has product MMLARVADSLYWLGRYIERAEHLSRLSSVMLNATLDQTDSGTQAVWIAMAAVGEPGDGAGVGSFEAAEALVLDRGDPNSVVSSLARARENARQVRDQITTETWERLNLLYLKVTDTRAGKEFSDGSANFLHDVIADLHLFKGAADTTMSHGESWRFMMLGIYMERAQLVSRLLEVCFADSPTHGRVADHVALVGVLRMACALEPYLRVYTAEIEPRHILEFLVFDEEFPRSIRFTTAQIEQHLSALARGGLFSERAGPERLAGRLKARLQFADVDELEAVGAGPLLTTVVNECARIHEAIYETFVAYPLETRLPA; this is encoded by the coding sequence ATGATGTTGGCTCGCGTCGCCGACAGCCTCTACTGGCTGGGCCGATACATCGAGCGGGCCGAGCACCTCTCGCGCCTGTCGTCCGTGATGCTGAACGCCACCCTGGACCAGACGGACTCCGGGACCCAGGCGGTGTGGATCGCCATGGCCGCCGTGGGTGAGCCGGGCGACGGGGCCGGCGTCGGTTCGTTCGAAGCGGCCGAAGCGCTCGTGCTGGACCGCGGCGATCCCAACTCGGTCGTCTCCTCCCTGGCCCGGGCCCGCGAGAACGCCCGCCAGGTGCGCGATCAGATCACCACCGAGACCTGGGAACGGCTGAACCTGCTCTACCTCAAGGTCACCGACACCAGGGCCGGCAAGGAATTTTCGGACGGCTCGGCCAACTTCCTGCACGACGTCATCGCCGACCTGCACCTGTTCAAGGGCGCTGCCGACACCACCATGAGCCACGGTGAGAGCTGGCGGTTCATGATGCTGGGCATCTACATGGAGCGCGCCCAGTTGGTCTCGCGCCTCCTGGAAGTCTGCTTCGCGGACTCGCCCACCCACGGCAGGGTCGCCGACCACGTGGCCCTGGTCGGCGTGCTGCGCATGGCCTGCGCCCTGGAGCCGTACCTGCGGGTCTATACAGCGGAGATCGAACCCCGGCATATCCTGGAGTTCCTGGTCTTCGACGAAGAGTTCCCGCGCTCGATCCGTTTCACCACGGCCCAGATCGAACAGCATCTGTCGGCGCTGGCGCGCGGCGGCCTCTTCAGCGAACGCGCCGGTCCGGAACGGCTGGCGGGTCGCCTGAAAGCCCGCCTGCAGTTTGCGGACGTCGACGAACTGGAAGCCGTCGGCGCCGGACCGCTGCTGACCACCGTCGTCAACGAGTGCGCCCGCATCCACGAAGCGATCTATGAAACCTTCGTGGCCTATCCGCTCGAAACACGCCTTCCGGCCTAG
- a CDS encoding transglutaminase family protein has translation MLLEIRHVTQYHYERPVRESLMELWMQPQKSARQRLVSFELDLEPAAQVFSYADSFGNAVYHFDVPQPHDKLTIIARSAVETEPPAERPAHLDMGEWDRLRSEFVRGECFDFLRPHGFVQTTEALRTFINEHDLDALKRKDPLTAVRTLSETIYRAFEYQPGVTDADSPIDLALGVGRGVCQDFAHIMLAICREWGIPARYVSGYLFTDRDAGDRSDPDATHAWVEVFLPSLRWVGLDPTNNMMAGERHVAVAVGRDYADVTPSRGVYKGDAESQLAVGVTVRRARAAVAEPEFLRMARPSFAGGRRRPDVALKQELHQQQQQQQQQ, from the coding sequence GTGCTGTTAGAGATCCGCCACGTCACCCAGTACCACTACGAGCGCCCGGTCCGGGAAAGCCTGATGGAGCTGTGGATGCAGCCCCAGAAGAGCGCCCGCCAGCGCCTGGTCAGCTTCGAGCTGGACCTGGAACCGGCCGCCCAGGTGTTCTCGTACGCCGACAGCTTCGGCAACGCGGTCTATCACTTCGACGTGCCCCAGCCGCACGACAAGCTGACCATCATCGCCCGTTCGGCGGTCGAGACCGAGCCGCCGGCCGAACGCCCCGCCCACCTCGACATGGGCGAATGGGACCGCCTGCGTAGCGAGTTCGTCCGCGGCGAATGTTTCGACTTCCTGCGTCCGCATGGCTTCGTCCAGACGACCGAGGCGCTGCGGACATTCATCAACGAGCACGACCTGGACGCGTTGAAGCGCAAGGACCCGCTGACGGCGGTCCGCACGCTGTCGGAGACCATCTACCGTGCTTTCGAGTACCAGCCCGGCGTCACCGACGCCGACAGCCCGATCGACCTGGCGCTGGGCGTCGGGCGCGGGGTCTGCCAGGACTTCGCCCACATCATGCTGGCCATTTGCCGCGAATGGGGCATCCCCGCGCGCTATGTCTCGGGCTATCTTTTCACCGATCGCGACGCCGGCGACCGCTCGGACCCCGACGCCACCCACGCCTGGGTCGAGGTGTTCCTGCCCAGCCTGCGCTGGGTTGGCCTGGACCCGACGAACAACATGATGGCCGGCGAGCGGCACGTGGCCGTGGCCGTGGGCCGCGACTATGCGGACGTCACCCCTTCACGCGGGGTCTACAAGGGCGACGCGGAAAGCCAGTTGGCGGTGGGCGTCACCGTTCGCCGCGCCCGGGCGGCCGTGGCGGAGCCGGAATTCCTGCGGATGGCCCGTCCCAGCTTCGCCGGCGGCCGCCGGCGTCCAGACGTAGCCCTGAAGCAGGAGCTGCACCAGCAGCAACAACAGCAGCAGCAGCAGTAG
- a CDS encoding PilZ domain-containing protein, which yields MLMVEASGAERRSHPRMPAARKIYIVDDPRSWKCSLLDVAEKGARLSTAGIAAPPDKFIFVDAGGRRVHLAHVVWRSDTEAGVQFVETQRIGPRAGGAAGALDIARRFAATLKPEVLQ from the coding sequence ATGCTCATGGTCGAGGCCTCAGGCGCGGAACGTCGCTCGCATCCCCGGATGCCGGCGGCGCGCAAGATCTACATCGTGGACGATCCGCGCTCGTGGAAATGTTCGCTGCTGGACGTCGCCGAAAAGGGCGCGCGCCTGTCGACGGCCGGCATCGCCGCGCCGCCGGACAAGTTCATCTTCGTCGACGCGGGCGGACGCCGGGTGCATCTGGCCCACGTCGTCTGGCGCTCGGACACCGAGGCGGGCGTGCAGTTCGTGGAAACCCAGCGCATCGGCCCGCGAGCCGGCGGCGCGGCCGGCGCCCTGGATATCGCCCGCCGCTTCGCCGCCACGCTGAAGCCGGAAGTCCTGCAGTAG
- a CDS encoding sulfate/molybdate ABC transporter ATP-binding protein, whose amino-acid sequence MTISIRSVEKKFGRYPALNKVDLEIADGELLALLGPSGSGKTTLLRTIAGLEFPDVGQVLFDGEDVTFASAADRRVGFVFQQYALFKHMTVAKNIAFGLDVRKGKDKPSKAEIAQRVEDLLKLVELDGLGKRYPSQLSGGQRQRVALSRALAVQPSVLLLDEPFGALDATVRKSLRKELRRVHDATGVTTIFVTHDQEEALELADRVAILNKGQIEQIGTPDQVHDQPETAFVCGFVGEANCFEGQVGGGQFNAGVLRLPASGVRDGSATAYVRPHDFVLDEDGFEVRVDRAHVQGALTTVNAIASDGRPIEISASRAEAARFQGTVKIAARKAHVYAA is encoded by the coding sequence ATGACCATCTCCATCCGCTCCGTCGAAAAGAAGTTCGGCCGCTATCCGGCGCTGAACAAGGTCGATCTCGAGATCGCCGACGGCGAACTGCTGGCCCTGCTGGGGCCGTCGGGCTCGGGCAAGACGACGCTGCTGCGCACGATCGCGGGCCTGGAATTTCCGGACGTCGGCCAGGTCCTGTTCGACGGCGAGGACGTGACCTTTGCTTCCGCCGCGGATCGCCGCGTGGGCTTCGTGTTCCAGCAATACGCGCTGTTCAAGCACATGACCGTGGCCAAGAACATCGCGTTCGGTCTGGACGTGCGAAAAGGCAAGGACAAGCCGTCCAAGGCCGAGATCGCCCAGCGGGTCGAGGACCTCCTCAAGCTGGTCGAGCTGGACGGTCTGGGCAAACGCTACCCGTCGCAGCTGTCGGGTGGCCAGCGCCAGCGCGTCGCTTTGTCACGCGCCTTGGCGGTGCAGCCCAGCGTGCTGTTGCTGGACGAGCCCTTCGGCGCCCTGGACGCGACGGTCCGCAAGTCGCTGCGCAAGGAGCTGCGCCGCGTGCATGACGCCACGGGGGTCACCACCATCTTCGTGACTCACGACCAGGAGGAGGCCCTGGAGCTGGCCGACCGCGTGGCGATCCTGAACAAGGGGCAGATCGAGCAGATCGGCACCCCCGATCAGGTCCACGACCAGCCCGAGACGGCCTTCGTCTGCGGTTTCGTCGGTGAAGCCAATTGCTTCGAGGGGCAGGTCGGCGGCGGCCAGTTCAACGCCGGCGTGCTGCGCCTGCCGGCCAGCGGGGTCCGCGACGGCTCGGCCACGGCCTATGTCCGGCCGCACGACTTCGTGCTGGACGAGGATGGTTTCGAGGTCCGCGTCGATCGGGCGCACGTCCAGGGGGCGCTGACCACGGTCAACGCCATCGCCAGCGATGGCCGTCCCATCGAGATCAGCGCCTCGCGCGCCGAGGCCGCCCGCTTCCAGGGAACGGTGAAGATCGCCGCTCGTAAGGCTCACGTTTACGCCGCCTAA
- the cysW gene encoding sulfate ABC transporter permease subunit CysW has translation MMAAVSRRRATDDPAWAKALVIGVVMAFLALVLILPLAAVFAEALRKGLGAALEAINNPDALAAVKLTLITAAISVPFNAAFGLCAAWAIAKHEFPGKPLLITLIDLPFSVSPVVAGLIYVLIFGLQGWFGEYLVDNDIKIIFAVPGIVLATVFVTFPFVARELIPLMQEQGTSEEEAAVSMGAGGLYTFWRVTAPNVRWGLMYGVLLCNARAMGEFGAVSVVSGHIRGLTNTMPLHVEILYNEYDFVGAFAVAALLCLLAVVTLVLKTALEVAQPGMRGRGGH, from the coding sequence CTGATGGCCGCTGTCTCCCGCCGTCGCGCGACCGATGATCCGGCCTGGGCCAAGGCTCTTGTCATCGGCGTGGTCATGGCCTTCCTGGCCCTTGTCCTGATCCTGCCGCTGGCCGCCGTGTTCGCCGAGGCGCTGCGCAAGGGCCTGGGCGCGGCGCTGGAAGCGATCAACAACCCTGACGCTCTGGCGGCCGTGAAGCTGACCCTGATCACGGCGGCGATCTCGGTGCCGTTCAACGCCGCCTTCGGCCTGTGCGCCGCCTGGGCGATCGCCAAGCACGAGTTTCCCGGCAAGCCGCTGTTGATCACCCTGATCGACCTGCCGTTCTCGGTGTCGCCGGTCGTGGCGGGCCTGATCTATGTGCTGATCTTCGGCCTGCAGGGCTGGTTCGGCGAGTATTTGGTCGACAACGACATCAAGATCATCTTCGCCGTGCCCGGCATCGTGCTGGCGACCGTCTTCGTGACCTTCCCGTTCGTGGCCCGTGAGCTGATCCCGCTGATGCAGGAACAGGGGACCAGCGAGGAGGAGGCGGCCGTGTCGATGGGGGCGGGCGGGCTCTATACCTTCTGGCGAGTGACCGCGCCCAACGTGCGCTGGGGCCTGATGTACGGCGTTCTGTTGTGCAACGCCCGCGCCATGGGCGAGTTCGGCGCGGTGTCGGTGGTCAGCGGTCACATCCGCGGCCTGACCAACACCATGCCGCTGCACGTCGAGATCCTCTACAACGAGTACGACTTCGTCGGCGCCTTCGCCGTCGCGGCCCTGCTGTGCCTGCTGGCCGTAGTGACCCTGGTGCTGAAGACGGCGCTGGAAGTCGCTCAGCCCGGCATGCGCGGGCGCGGCGGACACTGA
- the cysT gene encoding sulfate ABC transporter permease subunit CysT → MTADTAARRSSAPKRQGTGKRPLFRRRSAIPGFGLTMGVTLTVLSLIVLIPLSAVVLKAAHQSPAEFWAVATSQRSLAAYRLSFGAAFVAAVINGVFGVLTAWALVRYDFPGKTVVNALVDLPFALPTAVAGIALATLYAPNGWVGQFLTPLGIKAAYNPIGVTIALIFIGLPFVVRTIEPVLRDAAEDVEEAAASLGANRIDTILRIVLPALAPAWLTGFAMAFARGVGEYGSVIFIAGNMPYKSEIAPLLIIIQLEQFEYARAATIAVVMLAVSFTMLLIINAIQAWARRFD, encoded by the coding sequence ATGACCGCCGACACCGCCGCGCGCCGGTCGTCCGCCCCGAAGCGTCAGGGAACGGGCAAGCGGCCCCTTTTCCGTAGGCGCTCGGCGATTCCAGGCTTTGGCCTGACCATGGGCGTGACGCTGACCGTGCTGTCGCTGATCGTCCTGATCCCGCTCAGCGCCGTGGTCCTGAAGGCAGCCCACCAGTCTCCGGCCGAGTTCTGGGCCGTGGCGACCTCACAACGCTCTCTGGCCGCTTATCGCCTGAGCTTCGGCGCGGCGTTCGTGGCGGCCGTGATCAATGGCGTGTTCGGCGTGCTGACCGCCTGGGCCCTGGTCCGCTACGACTTTCCGGGCAAGACCGTGGTCAACGCCCTGGTCGACTTGCCGTTCGCCTTGCCCACCGCCGTGGCCGGCATCGCCCTGGCCACGCTCTACGCGCCCAACGGTTGGGTGGGGCAGTTCCTGACGCCCCTGGGCATCAAGGCCGCCTATAACCCGATCGGCGTGACCATCGCGCTGATCTTCATCGGCCTGCCTTTTGTTGTGCGCACCATCGAGCCCGTGCTGCGCGACGCCGCCGAGGACGTTGAGGAGGCCGCCGCCAGCCTGGGCGCCAACCGGATCGACACGATCCTTCGGATCGTTCTGCCCGCGCTGGCGCCTGCGTGGCTGACCGGCTTCGCCATGGCTTTCGCGCGTGGAGTCGGCGAGTACGGCTCGGTAATCTTCATCGCCGGCAACATGCCCTACAAGTCCGAGATCGCGCCGCTGCTGATCATCATCCAGCTTGAGCAGTTTGAATACGCCCGCGCCGCCACGATCGCCGTCGTGATGCTGGCCGTGTCGTTCACGATGTTGCTGATCATCAACGCCATCCAGGCCTGGGCGCGGAGGTTCGACTGA
- the tgt gene encoding tRNA guanosine(34) transglycosylase Tgt: protein MAAFPFEIKATEGKARTGVLKTPRGDIRTPAFMPVGTAATVKAMTVDQVKDTGADIILGNTYHLMLRPSAERVARLGGLHKFMRWDKPILTDSGGFQVMSLSGISKLTEEAVTFSSHVDGSKHVLTPERSIEIQADLLGSDIVMQLDECVAWPAEEARARKGMELSARWAQRSKDAFGARDSQVLFGIQQGSTFENLRRESSDRLREIGFDGYAIGGLAVGEGHEAMCEVLDYAPGLLPEDRPRYLMGVGKPIDLVEAVARGVDMFDCVLPTRSGRHGQAWTWDGPINLKNAKYAEDESPLDSTSDCPASRDYSKAYLRHLFKAEEILGQVLLSWHNIAFFQALTAAMRAAIAEGRFEQFRRDFRARHLSAG from the coding sequence ATGGCCGCGTTCCCCTTCGAGATCAAAGCCACGGAAGGCAAGGCGCGCACCGGCGTGCTGAAGACCCCGCGCGGTGATATCCGCACGCCAGCCTTCATGCCTGTGGGCACGGCCGCGACCGTCAAGGCCATGACCGTCGACCAGGTCAAGGACACCGGCGCCGACATCATCCTGGGCAACACCTATCACCTGATGCTGCGGCCCTCGGCCGAGCGGGTGGCGCGCCTGGGCGGGCTGCACAAGTTCATGCGCTGGGACAAGCCGATCCTGACCGACAGCGGCGGCTTCCAGGTCATGTCGCTGTCGGGCATCAGCAAGTTGACCGAGGAGGCCGTGACCTTCTCCAGCCACGTGGACGGCTCCAAACACGTCCTCACCCCCGAGCGCTCGATCGAGATCCAGGCCGATCTGCTGGGCAGCGACATCGTCATGCAGCTGGACGAGTGCGTCGCCTGGCCGGCCGAGGAGGCGAGGGCGCGCAAGGGGATGGAACTCTCCGCCCGCTGGGCCCAACGCTCCAAGGACGCGTTCGGCGCCCGCGACAGCCAAGTGCTGTTCGGCATCCAGCAGGGCTCGACCTTCGAAAACCTCCGCCGCGAGTCCTCCGACCGCCTGCGCGAGATCGGCTTCGACGGCTACGCCATCGGCGGCCTGGCGGTCGGCGAGGGGCATGAGGCGATGTGCGAAGTGCTGGACTACGCGCCGGGCCTGCTGCCCGAGGACCGTCCGCGTTACCTGATGGGCGTCGGCAAGCCGATCGATCTGGTGGAGGCCGTGGCGCGGGGCGTCGACATGTTCGATTGCGTGCTGCCGACCCGCTCGGGCCGCCACGGCCAGGCCTGGACCTGGGACGGGCCGATCAACCTGAAGAACGCCAAGTACGCCGAGGATGAGAGCCCGCTGGACTCGACCAGCGACTGCCCGGCCAGTCGCGACTATTCGAAGGCCTATCTTCGACACCTATTCAAGGCTGAGGAGATCCTGGGCCAGGTGCTGCTGTCCTGGCACAACATCGCCTTCTTCCAGGCGCTGACGGCGGCCATGCGCGCGGCGATCGCCGAGGGACGCTTCGAGCAGTTCCGGCGCGACTTCCGCGCCCGGCATCTTAGCGCGGGCTAG
- the queA gene encoding tRNA preQ1(34) S-adenosylmethionine ribosyltransferase-isomerase QueA produces MRLSDFDFDLPEDRIALRPAEPRDAARLLVVRPGQTLADHVVRELPDILRPGDALVFNDTRVIPARLSGLREGRTTGGADGTPVAVEATLHRRVSPSRWSAFMRPGKRLKVGDRVAFGSRDDRACEGDRLDATVAEKHEGGEIVLAFDLSGPDLDIGVARHGDMPLPPYIAAKRGEDERDRADYQTVYAREDGSVAAPTAGLHFTPDLLERLKERGVSLHFVTLHVGAGTFLPVKTDEVSEHRMHAEFGEVTKDVADALNAVRAAGGRIVCVGTTSLRLLESATREDGVVKPFADETAIFITPGYRFRAADVLMTNFHLPKSTLFMLVSAFAGQATMREAYAHAISTGYRFYSYGDGSLLFKDET; encoded by the coding sequence ATGCGCCTTTCCGACTTCGATTTCGACCTGCCCGAGGACCGCATCGCCCTGCGCCCCGCCGAGCCGCGCGACGCAGCGCGCTTGCTGGTGGTCCGGCCGGGCCAGACGCTCGCCGACCACGTGGTTCGCGAGCTGCCAGATATCCTGCGTCCCGGCGACGCTCTGGTCTTCAACGACACCCGTGTGATCCCCGCGCGCCTCTCGGGTCTGCGCGAGGGACGGACCACGGGCGGCGCAGACGGCACGCCGGTGGCCGTCGAGGCGACCTTGCACCGTCGCGTCTCACCCAGCCGCTGGAGCGCCTTCATGCGTCCGGGCAAGCGCTTGAAGGTCGGCGACCGCGTCGCGTTCGGGTCTCGCGACGATCGCGCGTGCGAGGGCGACCGTCTGGACGCCACGGTCGCCGAGAAACACGAGGGCGGCGAGATCGTGCTGGCCTTCGACCTTTCGGGGCCTGATCTGGACATCGGCGTCGCCCGTCATGGCGACATGCCGTTGCCGCCTTACATCGCCGCCAAGCGGGGCGAGGACGAACGCGACCGCGCCGACTACCAGACCGTCTACGCCCGCGAGGACGGTTCGGTGGCCGCTCCGACCGCCGGCCTGCATTTCACGCCCGATCTCCTCGAGCGGCTGAAGGAAAGGGGCGTCTCACTACATTTCGTGACCCTGCACGTGGGCGCGGGCACCTTCCTGCCGGTCAAGACCGACGAGGTCTCCGAGCACAGGATGCACGCCGAGTTCGGGGAGGTGACGAAGGACGTCGCCGACGCCCTCAACGCTGTCCGGGCGGCCGGCGGTCGCATCGTCTGCGTCGGCACCACCTCCCTGCGTCTGCTGGAGAGCGCCACGCGCGAGGACGGCGTGGTGAAACCATTCGCCGACGAGACGGCCATCTTCATCACGCCCGGCTACCGCTTCCGCGCCGCCGACGTGCTGATGACCAACTTCCACTTGCCCAAGTCGACCCTGTTCATGCTGGTCAGCGCCTTCGCCGGCCAAGCTACGATGCGCGAGGCCTACGCGCACGCCATCTCCACGGGTTATCGCTTCTATTCCTACGGCGACGGCAGCTTGCTGTTCAAGGACGAGACTTAG
- a CDS encoding endonuclease/exonuclease/phosphatase family protein, whose translation MRLIADLLSLLVRGTALMMGLVGVAFSIAGLGGLFSDHLDAVNHAAPLWLAMGVGAVLLGGLFARGAERLVMMALGATAVVACAVLMLPEVASAWRFKPEASRPGDLKIIQFNAWHENPTPKQSLAWVLAQNADIVVVEEAGGGSLELIKGLTAAYPYASCEKGRGCEPWIFSRRMIVARGHFGPGLPSSWAKIEDPAGAFTVVGVHFVWPVPAGPQQAQSRKLVQGVGTLDRRSLILTGDFNSTPWSFSLKRQDKAMGLRRWTRALPSWPSGQFSRVAAAPAPFLPIDHVYTGQAWRAVKVERGPAVGSDHRPVMVTLRRSAK comes from the coding sequence ATGCGCCTGATTGCTGATTTGCTGAGTCTGCTGGTACGCGGCACCGCCCTGATGATGGGGCTTGTCGGGGTCGCTTTCTCCATTGCTGGCCTTGGCGGCCTGTTCAGCGACCACTTGGACGCGGTGAATCATGCGGCGCCGCTGTGGCTCGCGATGGGCGTCGGCGCCGTCCTTCTTGGCGGTCTTTTCGCCCGCGGCGCCGAGCGCTTGGTCATGATGGCTCTGGGCGCAACCGCCGTCGTAGCGTGCGCGGTGCTGATGCTGCCCGAGGTGGCCTCGGCCTGGCGCTTCAAACCCGAGGCCTCTCGGCCTGGCGATCTCAAGATCATCCAATTCAACGCCTGGCATGAGAACCCCACGCCCAAGCAAAGCCTCGCATGGGTGCTGGCCCAGAACGCCGACATCGTGGTTGTCGAGGAGGCTGGCGGAGGATCCTTGGAACTGATCAAGGGTCTGACAGCCGCCTATCCGTACGCGTCCTGCGAGAAAGGCCGTGGCTGCGAGCCTTGGATCTTTTCGCGCAGGATGATCGTCGCGCGCGGCCACTTCGGTCCCGGCTTGCCGAGCTCTTGGGCCAAGATCGAGGATCCGGCCGGCGCCTTTACCGTCGTGGGCGTGCATTTCGTTTGGCCCGTCCCGGCGGGACCTCAACAGGCGCAGTCGCGCAAACTGGTCCAGGGCGTCGGAACGCTAGACCGCCGAAGCCTCATCCTCACCGGCGACTTCAATTCAACGCCTTGGTCCTTCAGCCTGAAACGCCAGGACAAGGCGATGGGCCTGCGCCGCTGGACCCGGGCCCTGCCCTCATGGCCTTCCGGCCAGTTCTCGCGTGTCGCCGCTGCGCCCGCCCCGTTTCTTCCGATCGATCACGTCTACACTGGTCAGGCGTGGCGCGCGGTCAAGGTCGAGCGCGGGCCCGCGGTCGGCTCAGACCATCGCCCCGTGATGGTGACCCTGAGACGGTCGGCAAAATAG
- a CDS encoding peptidylprolyl isomerase, with product MSADLENTLILTLETGPVTIKLRPDLAPGHVARIKELVREGFYDGVVFHRVIPGFMAQGGDPSGTGRGGSDKPDLKAEFNDEPHVRGVVSMARTPNPDSANSQFFIVFDDATFLDKQYTVWGQVTEGMENVDALPKGEPPREPGKIISAKIAADA from the coding sequence ATGTCGGCCGACCTCGAAAACACCCTGATCCTGACCCTCGAGACCGGTCCGGTCACGATCAAGCTGCGTCCCGACCTGGCGCCCGGCCACGTGGCCCGCATCAAGGAACTGGTGCGTGAGGGCTTCTATGACGGCGTCGTCTTCCACCGCGTGATTCCGGGCTTCATGGCCCAGGGCGGCGATCCGTCCGGCACCGGCCGTGGCGGTTCGGACAAGCCGGACCTGAAGGCCGAATTCAACGACGAGCCGCACGTGCGCGGTGTGGTCTCGATGGCCCGTACGCCGAATCCGGACTCGGCCAACAGCCAGTTCTTCATCGTGTTCGACGACGCCACCTTCCTGGACAAGCAGTACACGGTGTGGGGCCAGGTGACCGAGGGCATGGAAAACGTCGACGCCCTGCCCAAGGGCGAGCCGCCGCGCGAGCCGGGCAAGATCATCAGCGCCAAGATCGCCGCCGACGCCTAA